Proteins co-encoded in one Gossypium arboreum isolate Shixiya-1 chromosome 11, ASM2569848v2, whole genome shotgun sequence genomic window:
- the LOC108473802 gene encoding NADH--cytochrome b5 reductase 1-like, whose translation MDLEFLQSMDVQILVGLGVAVLAILVAAAYLFSSRKPKGCLDPENFREFKLVKRQQLSHNVAKFTFELPTPTSVLGLPIGQHISCRGKDSQGEEVIKPYTPTTLDSDVGDFELVIKMYPQGRMSHHFRELRVGDYLAVKGPKGRFRYQPGQVRAFGMIAGGSGITPMFQVARAILENPKDMTHVHLIYANVTYEDILLKEELDSLVANYPGRFKVYYVLNQPPEVWNGGVGFVSKEMIQTHCPAPAPDIKILRCGPPPMNKAMAGHLDALGYSPEMQFQF comes from the exons ATGGATTTGGAGTTCCTGCAATCCATGGATGTTCAGATTCTTGTTGGTTTAGGAGTAGCTGTTTTAGCCATTCTTGTTGCTGCTGCTTATCTCTTTTCCTCCAGGAAACCCAAAG GTTGCCTTGATCCGGAAAATTTCAGAGAGTTTAAGCTTGTCAAGCGCCAGCAGCTGAGTCATAATGTGGCGAAGTTCACATTTGAACTTCCTACTCCTACTTCAGTTTTGGGTCTTCCCATCGGACAGCATATAAGTTGCAG GGGCAAGGATAGCCAAGGTGAGGAGGTTATTAAACCATATACGCCTACTACATTGGATTCTGATGTTGGTGATTTTGAATTAGTTATTAAG ATGTATCCTCAAGGAAGGATGTCACACCATTTCAGAGAGTTGCGTGTTGGTGATTATCTTGCTGTGAAGGGTCCCAAG GGGCGGTTCAGGTATCAACCTGGTCAAGTTAGAGCATTTGGGATGATTGCTGGAGGCTCTGGCATTACTCCAATGTTCCAA GTAGCCAGAGCCATATTGGAGAACCCAAAAGACATGACACACGTACACCTTATTTATGCCAATGTTACATATGAGGACATTCTTTTGAAG GAAGAGTTGGATAGCCTTGTTGCCAACTACCCTGGTCGCTTCAAAGTCTACTACGTTTTGAACCAG CCTCCTGAAGTCTGGAATGGAGGTGTCGGCTTTGTGTCAAAGGAAATGATTCAGACCCACTGCCCAGCACCAGCTCCTGATATCAAG ATTCTAAGGTGTGGCCCTCCACCAATGAACAAAGCCATGGCTGGCCATCTTGATGCTCTTGGCTATTCACCTGAGATGCAGTTCCAGTTCTAA